The DNA window ATCAAGGTGTACGGCAACGGTGGCGGCGGGCCGCTGCGGCCCGCCCCCTGCCCGGCGACCTACCCGGGCGGCGGCGCCGGGATCGCCGTCAAGTTCGCCTGTGCCCAGATCGGCAAGCCGTACGTCTGGGGCGCCGAGGGCCCGAACGCGTACGACTGCTCCGGCCTCATGCTGGCCGCGTGGGCCAAGGCCGGCGTCTCGCTGCCGCACAACGCGGCCCGGCAGCGGGCCGTGACCGCCCGGGTGAGCCGCGCCGACCTGCGCCCCGGCGATCTCGTCTTCTACTACTCCGACCTGCACCACGTCGGCATGTACGTGGGCGGCGGCTGGGTCGTGCACGCCTCCCAGGCCGGCGCCCCGATCAAGATGAAGCACGTCGACGACGGCCAGGTCAACAGCTACGGCCGCCCCGGCTGACGGGTACGGGGCCCCTGCGGGACGGGGGCCCCTGCTCGCCGCCGGGCCGGCGTCAGCGGGTCGGCCAGGTGCGCCAGTTCTGCCAGGACCGGCTCGGGGTCGGGCCGCGTTGCCCCTGGTAGCGCGAGCCGTAGACGGCCGACCCGTACGGGTGCTCGGCCGGCGACGAGAGCCGGAAGATGCACAGCTGCCCGATCTTCATTCCGGGCCACAGGGTGATCGGCAGGTTCGCCACGTTCGACAGCTCCAGCGTGACGTGCCCGGAGAAGCCGGGGTCGATGAAGCCGGCGGTCGAGTGGGTCAGCAGCCCGAGCCGGCCCAGGCTCGACTTGCCTTCGAGGCGGCCAGCGAGCTGGTCGCCGAGCGAGATCACCTCCAGTGTCGAGGCGAGCACGAACTCGCCCGGGTGCAGCACGAACGGCTGGCCGTCGGGCACCTCCACCACCGACGTCAGGTCGTCCTGCTGCACGGAGGGGTCGATGTGCGTGTAGAGGTGGTTGTTGAAGACCCGGAAGAGCTTGTCCAGGCGTACGTCGATGCTCGACGGCTGCACCAGGGTCGGCTCGAACGGCTCCAGCGCGAGGGCGCCAGCCTTCAGCTCGCTGACGAGGTCGCGGTCGGAGAGCAGCATCGCCACACCATAGCGAGCCTGGCCGTGGGCATTGCGACCGGTTCGGGTGACATGCGTGTCGTGGACGGCGTGTCGAACATTTGTTCGATAGAATGCCGGCATGGCTTCCTGGTCCGAATTCGCCGCTGACGAGCCACGACTCGCCGACGGGATCCGCCTCCTCATGCAGCAGTACGGGCCGGGCTTCGGCTACCTGGCCACCGTCCGGGCCGACGGCGGGCCCCGGGTGCACCCGGTCTCCCCGGTCATCACCGACGAGGGTCTCTTCTGCTTCGTCATCGACTCGCCGAAACGGCGCGACCTGGAGCGCGACGGCCGCTACGCCCTGCACTCCTTCCCGCCGGAGGACAGCGACGACGAGGCGTACGTGGCGGGGCGCGCCCGGCCGGTGACCGACGAGGCGCGCGTGGCCCGGCTCGCCGAGATCGGGCGGGCCGCCCCGCAGGTCGACTGGCGGCTGTTCGAGTTCACCGTCGACGTGGCGATGCTGACCCGGCGGGGTCAGGGCGTGGGCGTGGCCGGCCCGGGCGACGGCGCGGGGCGGCCGGCCGTGCAGGTCTGGCTCGACCCCGGGCGGCCGGGGCCGCGGGTGGTGCCGCCGTCGACGTACCCGATCAACGGCCGGCCCGGCGCGCACATGGCGCCCACCGGGCGGCGGCCTGACCCCGAAGACGCCGATGCCGGCCCCGTCGTGGGCCGGCACCGGTGTGTCAGTAGCGGTGGTGCGTCAGGCCGCGCGGTAGGCGTTCCACGCGGTCAGCATCCGGCTCGCCTGACCGGGGGTGAACTGGTACATGCACGAGTCGTAGGTGTAGTCCATGAAGTTGGTGATCGGGTCCAGGCCCGTCGCGGTGCAGGTGTCCCGCCCGGTCGGGCACTGGAACGCCGGCGAGGCCTCGGCCGGGGTGTCGCCGACGCCGTCGCCGGAGCCGGTGCAGCCGCCCTGGAAGGTGTGGTACAGGTTCAGCCAGTGGCCGACCTCGTGGGTGCCCGTGTCGCCCTGGTTGTAGTTGGTGGCGGTGCCGCCCGGCAGCGACTCGCTCAGCACGACCACGCCGTCCATGCTGTTGAGCTTCTTCTGCGGGAACGTCGCCCAGCCGAGCAGGTCGTCGCTCAGCTCGCCGAGGTAGATGTTCAGCGTGTTCTTGCCGCCCTCGCGCAGGGTGGTCTTCATCGAGCGCTCAGCCGACGAGCCCTGCACGATCGGGTACCAGGCCGGGTTGGTGACCCGGTTGATCCTCTGAAGCTGGAAGCCGAAAGCGGTGGCCGCGCCGCCGGTGGCGCCGGCGTAGGCCTCGTTCAGCACGCTGATCTGCTGGGTGATCATCGAGTCCGGGATGTTGCCGCCGGCCCGGGTGCTGTCCCGCTGGATGACGTGGACGACGACCGGGATGGTCACGCTCGCCACCGGCGTGGCCCCGGCGCCGGGGCGGAAGTTGGCCCGCTCGCGCAGGGCGGCGGCCAGGTCTGCCTCGCGCTCACGGACCTGGGCGGAGGTCAGCTCGTTCGGCTCGTGCTTGGCGTGGCCACCGGCCTTGATCCGGGCGTCCGTGTGGACGTCGGCCGGCTCGACGCAGGCGTCCGACGGGGCGGCGGAGAAGGCCGAAGCGGTCGGGACGACGCCCACTGCGGCCGTACTCAGCAGCAGCGCGAGGGTCGTCGACGCGACGCCGGCGGTACGCCGGGTCAGCAGGTTGGGACGGAGTCCCATGGGCCCACCTCTTTCTGACGGCGCGACAGGGGGTATGTCACACCGGGGCTGAAATGTGAGGGTGACGCTACATCCGATCGAGGAATTTGAGAACGGCTATGTGTTGCCGGGACGAAAACTTCTCCTGGTCGAGCCGGGTGGGATGTCCGGTTTAGGGGTGCTGCGAGGGTCGGTGACGCGCCCGAGGGGGGTACCTGGGTGCAGCGCGCCGGCGAACTCAGGTACAGTGGTGCCGCCTGCGGGTGTAGTTCAATGGCAGAACATCAGCTTCCCAAGCTGACAGTGCGGGTTCGATTCCCGTCACCCGCTCCACGATCGAGGCCCTGGCCAGGACGACAGTCCCAGCCAGGGCCTTCGATGTTCCAAGGTCGAAGGATCATGCGGCGTGCCATCGGGCATCCCTGGCCGGGCAGCCCGCCGCGCCGTGGTCAGACGTCGAGATCTTGTCGGCGGCTGTGGGGTGGCGGCTGCGCCGATCGTTTCGGCAAGGCCGTCAGAGTGGGTCGAGGCGGCGCCTGAGCAGGCAAAACTCGTTGCCTTCCGGATCGGCGAGGACGTGCCAGGACGCCTCGGCGGGCTGACCGATGTCGACGAGTTTGGCCCCGGCGGCCAGGAGGCGCTCGAGCTCGGCGTCCTGATCGCGGTCGGTGGGGTTGACGTCGATGTGCAGCCGGGCACGCCCGTTCTTCGGCTCGTCGTCGCGGATGAGGAAGATCGTCGGCTGCGGGCCGCCGAACCCTTCGCGCGGGCCAATCTCCGGCCGCACGAGGATCTCATGGGCTCCCTGCAGCGAGAACAAGCTCGCAAGCTAACGGGCGAGGCGAGCGGGGGTCGAACCAATTTCGGGCTCTCGCCTGGCCGGGGCACCGGGCGAGGACCGTAGGGCGCGCAGTGGGGCAGTTTGTGAACACGGTGAGCGACGCATCCGAGCGGCGGAGCCGGGCCATGGTCTACCCCGGCCCTCGAAGCATGGAACCTGTGGCCCGAGCAGTTCCTGCACCTCTGGCAGACGGGCGGTCCGAAGTAGCAGCCAGCCTCGCCGCGAACCCGCCGCCAGGGGGCCGTGTCCAACGCCCAACTCGATTCCCGTCACCCGCTTCGGGCTTGCCGTCGAGCCGCACGATGCGGCACATGCCGGACCGGGTGCGACCGTACGGTTACGAAGGCGTGCGGTACGTCGTCGCCGTTGGCCTGTCGGCAGCCGGTCTCCTCCCGCTCTGCGGCCTTCCCGAACTCGGCCTGCCTGGGCCGCGGTCCTGGACGCCCTCAATTCGTACCGCTGACCGCCGCTCGGACCAGCACGCCAAGACTCGGATGCCGATCCGGCGGGAACGGGTACGGCGATGGCCGCAGCAGCGTGCGGCCATCCCCGGCAGAGTCGACGGTTCAGCAGGTGGTGTTGCGGGCCGGGACCCAACCGTCCAGTGCGGGGTCTTCGGCGCCGTGCCCGTAGATCCAGACATCGTCGTCGATGCCCCAGGCCTGGCCGTGCCAGCGGAACCCGCGCCCTGCCGTCAGGGTGCGCAGAATGAACGAGCTCTGCGGCGCGGCCCGGAGCCAGGTGTTCTCCCTGAGGTTGCAGACGAAGCCGGGCGCGTCGCTGGCCGAGGCCGGGGCGGCCGCCACTGCCGTGCCGGTGAGAATGACAGCCCCGGCCGTCAGTGCGTGCAAGAGTCGGCGTTTCACTCGTGTCCTTTCGGTCTGGCCCGTGACGCTGTCCATTGTCGACAATGCGCACGTAGGCCGGTATGGCAGCCTTCACCAAGTCAGCTCTCGACGAAGAGGCAGAACGGGTGGCCGGCCGGGTCGAAGTGCACCCGTACGTCCTCCTGCGGCTGGAAGTCCGCCACCGTCGCACCGGCGGCCACCGCGTGGGCGGAGGCCACGTCCAGGTCGTCGACCTCGATGTCGAGGTGCGCCATCAACCGCGGCTCGTGCGGGCCGCCCGGCCAGACCGGTCGGACGTACGCCGGCTCGGTCTGGAAGGACAGGCCGGTGCCGCCGCCCGGCGGTCGCAGCACAACCCAGTGCGGCTCGTCCTGCTCCCGCGACCAGCCGAGCAGTCGCTCGTAGAAGGCGGCGAGCTCCTGGGCGTCGGGCGCGTCCAGCACGGTGGTGGCCAGCGCCAGCCGAGGTCGATGCGTCATGGCATCGCCCGTACCCGCGGATCGGCCCTCCGTACCGCCCCTCGGCCGGGCGGGCGGTACGGAGAGTCCCCCGCCGGTACAGTGCGCTGGTGTTCGCGATCAATCTGGACGAGGGGGCCGAGCTGCGCCTGCTGGAGCCGTGGCAGGCCGAGGAGTTCCTCGCCCACATGGACCGGGCCCGCGCCGCGGTGGACCCGTGGATCCCGTGGGCGACCCGGAGCACCGACCTGGACTCGGCCCGGGCCACCCTCCAGCGGTTCGCGGACCTCGCCGCCCGCGACGCCGGCCGGCTGTACGGCATCTGGCTGGACGGGACGCTCGTCGGCGGGGTCATGTTCGTCTCGTTCGACGCCGCCGCCGGCAAGTGCGAGGTCGGCTGCTGGCTGGAGCCGGCGGGGCAGGGCCGGGGCTGGTCACCCGGGCGGTCGGGCACCTCGTCGACTGGGCGGTGCGCGTGCGGGGCATTCACCGGATCGCGTGGCTCTGTCGCCCAGAGAACACTGCCAGCAGCAACATTGCCCGGCGGCTCGGCATGCGACGCGACGGGGTGCTGCGCGAGGAGTTCCTGTACCAGGGTGTCCGGCACGACACCGAGGTCTGGTCACTGCTCGCGCCCGAGTGGCTCGCCCGCACCCCCGCCGACGCCGCCTCGTGACACCGGGCGGATCAGCCACGTGGTGAAGAAGCTGGAGCGCCGGGTCGGCGCGCCGCTGTTCGCGCGTACCAGCCGGGTCGTGCGGCTCACCCCGATCGGCAGCCGGCTCGCCGACGACCTGCGCCCGCTGGCGGCGGGAATGGAGGAGGCGGTCCGCCGGGCCGTCGAGGCGGGTCGGGGCGTGACCGGGCAGCTGCGGGTGGCGTTCTTCGGTGAGTGGACCGCCCCGGTGCTGCTCGACGCGGTGGCGCTGTTCACCGAGCGGCACCCGGACTGCGAGGTGCATGTCCGCGAGGTGCAGCTGGGCAACTCCCGGGCGAGCCTGCTCAACGGCTCGGTGGACGTGCTCATCGCCTCGTACCCCTTCGACGGGATGGCGTGCGGCCCGCCTCTGCTGACGGAGAACCGGGCGCTCGCGGTGGCCGCCGGGCGTCCGCTGGCTCGCGAGGAGTCGGTCTCCCTGGAGGTCCTCGCCGAGCACCCCGTGGCTGGTACGTGCTGGTCGGCGCCCGCGACCAGCGGATCACGCCCGACCCGGCGGAGATCCACGGCGTGCGGTGGTGGACGCCGCGCGAGGTGGCCGAGGCCGCCCCCGGGACCGTGGAGCCGCACCTGGGGCGGATGCTGGCCAAGCTCGCCGTGCTGTGAGCCGGGCACCGCGGGCCGTACGCTGGTGATCATGCGGATTGGCATCGTGATCCTGCCCGACCAGCGCTGGTCGGAGTCGCAACGCCGGTGGCGGCAGGCGGAGGAGTGGGGCTTCGACCACGCCTGGACGTATGACCACCTGGGCTGGCGGGACCTGGTCGACGGGCCGTGGTTCGACTCGGTGGCGACGCTGACCGCCGCCGCCACGGTGACCTCCCGGATCCGGCTGGGCACCCTCGTCGCGTCGCCCAACTTCCGGCACCCCGCGGCGTTCGCCCGCCAGGTCACCGCCCTCGACGACGTCTCCGGTGGCCGGTTCCTGCTCGGCCTCGGCGCGGGCGGCATCGGCTTCGACTCCGCCGTCCTCGGCGGCGAGACGCTGCCGCCGCGCCACCGGGTCGACCGGTTCGCCGAGTTCACCGAGCTGCTCGACCTCATTCTGCGCGAGGACGGCACGACCTGGCGCGGTGACTGGTTCGCCGCCGTCGACGCCCGCAGCAACCCGGGCTGCGTCCAGACCCCGCGGGTGCCGTTCGTGCTGGCCGCCAACGGTCCCCGGTCGATGCGCCTGGCGGCCCGGTTCGGCCAGGGGTGGGTGACCACCGGCGCGGGCGGTGATGACCTGGAGGGCTGGTGGGGGACGGTGGCGACGCTGTCCGACCGGATGGACCGGACGCTGGCCGAGGCGGGCCGCGACCCGGCGATGCTGGACCGCTACCTCTCCCTGGACTCCGCCCCGGTGTTCTCGCTGAGCAGCGCCGACTTCTTCGCCGCGCAGGTTCGGCGGGCCGCCGACCTCGGCTTCACCGACGTGGTGACGCACTGGCCGCGCGTCAGCAGCTGGTACGCCGGGGACGAGGCGGTCCTGGTGGACGTCGCCACCCGCCTCCTGCCGGAGCTGCGTGGAACTGGTGCCCGGGGGTGAGAGGGGCTGCCCTCCTCACCTGCCGAGGTCGCCTCAGCCGAGCCGCTCGGCGTCGACCAGGCCGCGTACCCGCAGTTCGGTGGCGAGGGCGGGCGGGCAGTCGACCACCACGGCGGACGTGCCGATGACCCGGGCGCCCCGGGCGGCGCAGATCGCGTACAGGGCCTGGAGTTGGGCGCCCGTGGCCACCCAGTCGTCGACCACCAGCACCCGGTCCCCGGGCCCGAGGTGCCGGTCCCGCACCCCCAGGTCGACCCGGCGCCCCCGGAAGTCCGGCGGGCTCTGCGCCCAGGTCGTCGGTCCGGCCGGCGCCCGTCCGTCCCCCGCCTTGTACGCCGGCACGAACCCGACCCCGAGCGAGGTCGCGGCGAGCGGGCCGAGTAGCAGCCCGGTGACGGCCGGGGCGAGCACCACGGTCGGCCGGGCGTCCCGGAACGGCGCGGCCAGGGCCGGCCCGAGCCCCGCCAGCACGGCCGGGTCCCGCCACCAGCCGGAGACGTCGCTGACCAGGTGGTCGCTCTGCGGGCCGGGATCGATCCACCGGAACAGCTCGACCAGGCGTTCGCTCAGCTCAGCGGGCATGCCGACCATCGTCCGGCATCGCCGCGAGCCGGCGGGGACGGCCGGGGCCGTGCGGCCCACCTCGCCTCGGATGATCGGGTACACGTATGCGGGCAATTTCGCACATACCACAATGATCACGTTGACTTCGGAAGTGCTTCTCTCGTTACGGTCCGGCCGGTTCATGCAGTCGACGAAAGGACCGGACCGGTGGCTGGCAGGCACGCCCGTACCCGCTTCTCCTCCTCGCCCGCCGCGATCGCGGCCAGCGCCGCCGTCGGCCTCGCGCTCGTCGTCGGCGGGACCGTCGGTGCCGTGCACCTGACCTCCGACGAGGCGGCCTCGCCGACGGCCGCCGCGGAGACCCCGGCGGACATCCTCGCCGCCACCCCGGTCGCGCCGACCGGGTCGCCCAGCCCCAGCCTCTCGCCCAGCCCCAGCCTCTCGCCCAGCGCCAGCCCGTCGCCCAGCGCCAGCCCGAGGGCCACCCGGAGTCAGGCCGTCTCCCGGAGCAAGCCGCGGACCGCCGCGCCGAGGCCGACCGCCACGACGAAGAAGGCGGCACCGACCAGCAAGGCCGTCGACAGCGGAACCTGCGGCGCGTCCTTCTACGACGAGGGGCAGATGACAGCCAACGGGGAGACCTTCGACCCGAGCGCCCTCACCGCCGCGCACAAGACGCTGGCGTTCGACACGAAGGTCCGGGTGACCAACCCGGCGAACGGAAAGTCCGTCACGGTGCGGATCAACGACCGCGGCCCGTTCGTCGCAGGCAGGTGTCTCGACCTGTCCCGAGCCGCGTTCGCGGCCATCGCGTCGGTCGACCTGGGCGAGCTGACCGTCCGGTACGAGGTGTTGGGCTGACGCTCCATGCTCGATCGGCGGTGGCGCGGATGACCGGTGTCGATCAGCCTGCCGTCCCCGTCCGCCCGGGTAGAACATCCTCGGACGACGGGTCAGGTTCATTCACCCGTCCATCTGGATCAGGCATGCTGTCCCTCGTACGTACGCATGCCTTCCAGTCGGGCCGCCGCCCGCTGAGCCCAGGGTCCCGCGCCGGCCTCGGCGCGGCCCTTGTTCTGCTCGCGATCGTCTCGGCGGTGGAGCTGGCGGACGGCCGCCCGGCGCACTACATCGCGCTGATGGTCGCCGCGCCGTTCCTCGCCGCCGCGCTCGCGTCCTGGCGTGTGGTGCTCGGCGTGGGGGCGGTCGCGACCGCGATCGGGTCCACGTTCGCCCTCACCGAGCCGAACACGTCTCTGGTCACCGCGGTCAACGTGGCGGGCATCGCGTTGGCCACCGGGATCGCCGCGGCCGTGGCGGCGGTGCGGCAGCGCCAGGCCGAGCGGATCGCCGAGCTGTCCAAGCTGGCGGCGGTGGCCCAGCAGGCGGTGCTGCGCCCGCTCGGCCCGCAGGTCGGCACCCTCATGGTGGCCGGACGGTACATCTCCTCCAGCACCACTGCCGAGATCGGCGGCGACCTGTACGAGGCCATCGACACCCCGTACGGGGTGCGAATAATCATCGGCGACGTACGCGGCAAGGGGCTGGACGCGGTCCGGCTGGCG is part of the Micromonospora olivasterospora genome and encodes:
- a CDS encoding LLM class flavin-dependent oxidoreductase — translated: MRIGIVILPDQRWSESQRRWRQAEEWGFDHAWTYDHLGWRDLVDGPWFDSVATLTAAATVTSRIRLGTLVASPNFRHPAAFARQVTALDDVSGGRFLLGLGAGGIGFDSAVLGGETLPPRHRVDRFAEFTELLDLILREDGTTWRGDWFAAVDARSNPGCVQTPRVPFVLAANGPRSMRLAARFGQGWVTTGAGGDDLEGWWGTVATLSDRMDRTLAEAGRDPAMLDRYLSLDSAPVFSLSSADFFAAQVRRAADLGFTDVVTHWPRVSSWYAGDEAVLVDVATRLLPELRGTGARG
- a CDS encoding phosphoribosyltransferase family protein; the protein is MPAELSERLVELFRWIDPGPQSDHLVSDVSGWWRDPAVLAGLGPALAAPFRDARPTVVLAPAVTGLLLGPLAATSLGVGFVPAYKAGDGRAPAGPTTWAQSPPDFRGRRVDLGVRDRHLGPGDRVLVVDDWVATGAQLQALYAICAARGARVIGTSAVVVDCPPALATELRVRGLVDAERLG
- a CDS encoding VOC family protein is translated as MFSLQGAHEILVRPEIGPREGFGGPQPTIFLIRDDEPKNGRARLHIDVNPTDRDQDAELERLLAAGAKLVDIGQPAEASWHVLADPEGNEFCLLRRRLDPL
- a CDS encoding PP2C family protein-serine/threonine phosphatase; amino-acid sequence: MLSLVRTHAFQSGRRPLSPGSRAGLGAALVLLAIVSAVELADGRPAHYIALMVAAPFLAAALASWRVVLGVGAVATAIGSTFALTEPNTSLVTAVNVAGIALATGIAAAVAAVRQRQAERIAELSKLAAVAQQAVLRPLGPQVGTLMVAGRYISSSTTAEIGGDLYEAIDTPYGVRIIIGDVRGKGLDAVRLASIVLGSYRHVAYERADLRAVVADLDRAVARNVGDEDFVTAALVEERGGTLTIVNCGHPPPLLLRRGAVIPLEPPAPAPPLGFMPVVRPRVERLEPGDRLLLFTDGLGEARRDGEFFPTADRAWRLLGHGTVGDGLASLETALVEWVHGRLDDDIALVLMEYAGPVSDATAPVPSWEVGAAEG
- the dcd gene encoding dCTP deaminase gives rise to the protein MLLSDRDLVSELKAGALALEPFEPTLVQPSSIDVRLDKLFRVFNNHLYTHIDPSVQQDDLTSVVEVPDGQPFVLHPGEFVLASTLEVISLGDQLAGRLEGKSSLGRLGLLTHSTAGFIDPGFSGHVTLELSNVANLPITLWPGMKIGQLCIFRLSSPAEHPYGSAVYGSRYQGQRGPTPSRSWQNWRTWPTR
- a CDS encoding septal ring lytic transglycosylase RlpA family protein, yielding MAGRHARTRFSSSPAAIAASAAVGLALVVGGTVGAVHLTSDEAASPTAAAETPADILAATPVAPTGSPSPSLSPSPSLSPSASPSPSASPRATRSQAVSRSKPRTAAPRPTATTKKAAPTSKAVDSGTCGASFYDEGQMTANGETFDPSALTAAHKTLAFDTKVRVTNPANGKSVTVRINDRGPFVAGRCLDLSRAAFAAIASVDLGELTVRYEVLG
- a CDS encoding VOC family protein, translated to MTHRPRLALATTVLDAPDAQELAAFYERLLGWSREQDEPHWVVLRPPGGGTGLSFQTEPAYVRPVWPGGPHEPRLMAHLDIEVDDLDVASAHAVAAGATVADFQPQEDVRVHFDPAGHPFCLFVES
- a CDS encoding zinc metalloprotease, whose amino-acid sequence is MGLRPNLLTRRTAGVASTTLALLLSTAAVGVVPTASAFSAAPSDACVEPADVHTDARIKAGGHAKHEPNELTSAQVREREADLAAALRERANFRPGAGATPVASVTIPVVVHVIQRDSTRAGGNIPDSMITQQISVLNEAYAGATGGAATAFGFQLQRINRVTNPAWYPIVQGSSAERSMKTTLREGGKNTLNIYLGELSDDLLGWATFPQKKLNSMDGVVVLSESLPGGTATNYNQGDTGTHEVGHWLNLYHTFQGGCTGSGDGVGDTPAEASPAFQCPTGRDTCTATGLDPITNFMDYTYDSCMYQFTPGQASRMLTAWNAYRAA